The window CTGATGATATGGGATTagttcacacaggtgagctggagaaaatattaattatgccttgaaaatgtaattatttcttcTTTTAGGCGTAGAGAATTGGTATATAGTAATAATGAAGTATTTCAAATATTTCACAGCTACAGCATCGTGACTATGCAGAAGAGAATAATATGAGCCCTTTAGTTAAAACAAAAGATGCCCGTTTTCAAAATTGAGCATTTTATCAGTCTGGTAGTCTCCAGAGTAAAGGAAAAGCCCCCTGTGACTGATTACAGCTGAGTTTACTGTCACATTTGGTAAAAGTGAAGCTGCATTTGCTTTAGGGGTTGCGGCTGTAAGAGGAGGATGACTGTGGTGGACGAAGGAGGCGAAGGTCGGACGCgcaacatttgcatttgtgtgaaatactaaataatcagccctcaaacatctggaggaccTAGACATTAAGATCATGAGCCAAAATGTCACTGGAAATAttagtttaacattttaacagttttatCTTGATCTGAAACCTGCTGATGGAGCGAGATCAAACCTTTAACCTGTAATAAGTGGAAGACATGGATCAAGTATCGTGAATAATTTCCGAACTGGAGCATGACACATGTAGGATCACTGATCACTGATTGCAGGAGATGCTTACGTCATGTAAATGAAAGTTATGAGTGAGACTTAAAAGAGGGGGACATAGAGAAACTACGAGAGAAACTATGCGAGAACTTTGGCAGGGATAAAAACCTAATCCCCCAATTTGTAAGTAAAATGTACGAGTCCACTTCTCTCTCCACGTACGTGACCGCCACACGCCATTGGAATATGCAAATCTATGGTTTCGAGAGGGTTTTTCCTTCAAATTGGATTATTTTCTTTCATCTGTGAGATTTTTGaacttgtgtgtttgaagcgtgatttttacaaattcaaaataataaaataaaacgcGTTTGTCCATAAAGGTAGCTGTGAACGCGGTGAACTGCTGCGCCCTGTGGTCAGATCATATCTCCACTCGGACCGGATGCTTGACGCGTATTATTAATCTGTATAGTGTTGGGAAATCCCTCACGGATGAATATAAATGCAGCCCATCGCGTAGAGGAGGCATCTCCTTCTGGCCCTGACAGCCCTCAGCATCACTGGACCAACAAGTGCCTTCCCGCTGCGCATCATGCCCTCTAACCTCAGTAAGTGATTGGTCGCCTGTGGCGCAAGTGTCTGCGCGGAtacttctgtttgttttaacgCATGTGCTGTTTCCTCCGCACGCAGAtgcgctctcgctctctgcgGTGATGCTGGCAGCACTGCTCCTGTGCGCTCGCGGAGCCTCGATCGGACACGCGCCCGCCGACAGTCCGGTGGATGACGCTTCAGGTGACACGCTGGAGGAGCCCACGGAGGCGCCCACGGAGGAGCATAATAACGTGTTTGCACCGGCAGTTTCTTCAGCTGAACAATGCGTGAAAAATGTAAGAGCTCTTCCCTCTCACTATTGACTTATTACTAGAGTTTAGCTTAGGTTGAGCTGTTTTAACCTGTGGTTTTGACCTTCATCCTTTGTGTCCATCATCAGTTTGCAGCTGAATTCCACCTAGTAGAGCCCTTCGTGGAACTGAATAATTATAAATCATCGCAGCTTCCAACAGACTGTCCTTCGTCCTTCAGCAAGGTAGTATCCTGTCACCTCTTTACACTGCTTAAAGCAGCTGAGGAGGGGGTCGACTCAAACCCTGACTGTGATTTCCTCTCTGCAGGAGGCTTGTCTGAAGAGTGTGGTGGAGGGCCTGCAGACCTACATAGTCCTGCTCAAGTTTGTGGAAAGCCAGTACGCCAACAACGTGACCGTGTCCCACACCAAGCGCCACACGGAGAACCTGAAATGCAACCTGGTTCAGATGGTGGGTATCAGAAAATCAGGAAGAAACCATGTGATTTTAATGACGCAGCACCGAACCCATCAGCAAGTTGCTGACCTTATCAGATGTAAAGACAGAATCTAAATAAATCTTTGGATTAAACTAATACTAACCTGTGCTGTAAAAGTCAAATAAGACAATTAACACTTTTGGCTGTAATGTAATCAGCCTATACCACTGCTTTCATATGATCTCACTATAACAGTCATTTCTCCCGCACAGATGAAGAACCCTCAACGGGTCAcagtgctgagcagcagccaagaagagcagctgctgaatgGCACCCAGTCCTACAAAGACCTGTTCAGCAGAAAGATGGCAGCAAACTGGATCTTGAAGGAGCTCCACGAATACCTGAAATGTAGCAAGAGAAATATCATCAATAGGAACGCGAGACCGGCCAAACGACCACAGCACCACTCCATCTGTACTACCAACAAATCAACATAAGAATTATCGAACACGCAGGAATGTGGTCGTAGTGTTTCCATAATGTGCTGTTTGCACATTTATTACTGTAAGTCTGATGGCTGAGTTCACCCATTATTTAagttatttaatatatttatacttgAAGTGTAATTTATTGGTTGACGGCAAATCCTGGACTGACTTGCACTGAAAAAACACACTGATattgattaattatttttaaataaaagacaataTTTTGGTATTTAAACCTTTGttggttattttttttttatctgtaagTGACCTGGAGGAATTCTCAGAACACAGaagtaaaacacatttctttccttcttgctACACAAGGCACAAGATTCTGAGCAGCATCCCTTTTTTGACACATTCGACAGACACTGGACAGTCTAATAGTGAAACTTTACACAAAAAACTGCTTATAACCGGTCAATTTTGTGTGTTATGTGGAATATTTTATACGTTCAACGAGCGTTAACAAATCATGCACACACCATgacataaacaaaaacaagagtaACATTTCATTAAGGATT is drawn from Betta splendens chromosome 11, fBetSpl5.4, whole genome shotgun sequence and contains these coding sequences:
- the LOC114865833 gene encoding interleukin-6-like, whose amino-acid sequence is MDQPSASLDQQVPSRCASCPLTSVSDWSPVAQVSARILLFVLTHVLFPPHADALSLSAVMLAALLLCARGASIGHAPADSPVDDASGDTLEEPTEAPTEEHNNVFAPAVSSAEQCVKNFAAEFHLVEPFVELNNYKSSQLPTDCPSSFSKEACLKSVVEGLQTYIVLLKFVESQYANNVTVSHTKRHTENLKCNLVQMMKNPQRVTVLSSSQEEQLLNGTQSYKDLFSRKMAANWILKELHEYLKCSKRNIINRNARPAKRPQHHSICTTNKST